In the Wyeomyia smithii strain HCP4-BCI-WySm-NY-G18 chromosome 2, ASM2978416v1, whole genome shotgun sequence genome, one interval contains:
- the LOC129725127 gene encoding protein deadpan-like isoform X1: MANPGNDDHHGGGEHDAESYLRRIKAEIRKTNKPIMEKKRRARINNYLNDLKALLLDAMKKDPIRHSKLEKADILDLTVKHLQDIERRKLTIAMAVDPGVVDKFKTGFNECIEEIDKYLNNVPGVDNGMKQRVSNHLKNYLRFQRFPQPGAAGGPSPFAGLFGRSSDEINNNGRLAMDAMSLIPSLLPSGELAFIMPHQSGPGLPFFPRFPVTPAVVTRHFKPITQDKAPYAPSPPLSPVSDQDSTVSDQKTPLIKARPAVLTDSLLDAFPTPPTPEEGSRISAFRPNLKLIDRIRLHHEAKVTREERAPEPKRRKVESAEEFSEDEDEQAKQEDAREHNSGGDMWRPW; this comes from the exons ATGGCTAATCCTGGAAATGATGATCATCATGGAGGTGGAGAGCATGACGCAGAAAGTTATCTTCGAAGAATTAAAGCGGAAATTAGAAAG acaaACAAaccgatcatggagaaaaagAGAAGAGCCCGAATCAACAATTACCTGAACGATCTGAAAGCACTGCTGCTGGATGCAATGAAGAAAGAC CCCATTCGTCACTCGAAATTGGAAAAAGCTGACATCCTGGACTTGACGGTAAAACACCTGCAGGACATTGAGCGGCGCAAGCTGACCATTGCGATGGCCGTCGATCCGGGTGTGGTGGACAAGTTCAAGACCGGCTTCAACGAGTGCATCGAGGAAATAGATAAATATCTTAATAACGTTCCAGGAGTAGACAACGGCATGAAGCAACGCGTCTCAAATCATCTGAAAAACTATCTGCGTTTTCAACGGTTTCCCCAACCGGGAGCAGCGGGAGGCCCCAGTCCCTTTGCCGGTCTCTTTGGGAGGTCATCGGACGAAATCAACAACAACGGTCGATTGGCCATGGATGCGATGTCGCTGATTCCGTCGCTTCTTCCCAGTGGTGAATTGGCTTTTATAATGCCCCATCAGAGCGGGCCTGGATTGCCATTTTTCCCAAGATTCCCTGTCACTCCGGCTGTCGTTACGCGGCATTTTAAACCGATCACGCAGGATAAAGCCCCGTACGCTCCTAGTCCACCATTGTCACCAGTTTCGGATCAGGACAGCACAGTAAGTGATCAGAAAACTCCTTTGATCAAAGCACGACCAGCTGTGTTGACTGATAGCTTACTGGATGCCTTTCCGACGCCACCGACGCCGGAAGAGGGTAGTCGAATTTCGGCCTTCAGACCGAATTTGAAATTGATAGACAGAATACGGTTGCATCATGAGGCAAAGGTGACTCGTGAGGAACGAGCGCCGGAACCGAAACGGAGGAAGGTTGAATCTGCGGAGGAGTTTAGTGAAGATGAGGATGAGCAGGCGAAGCAAGAGGACGCCAGGGAACACAATTCCGGGGGAGATATGTGGAGACCGTGGTGA
- the LOC129725127 gene encoding protein deadpan-like isoform X2, protein MEKKRRARINNYLNDLKALLLDAMKKDPIRHSKLEKADILDLTVKHLQDIERRKLTIAMAVDPGVVDKFKTGFNECIEEIDKYLNNVPGVDNGMKQRVSNHLKNYLRFQRFPQPGAAGGPSPFAGLFGRSSDEINNNGRLAMDAMSLIPSLLPSGELAFIMPHQSGPGLPFFPRFPVTPAVVTRHFKPITQDKAPYAPSPPLSPVSDQDSTVSDQKTPLIKARPAVLTDSLLDAFPTPPTPEEGSRISAFRPNLKLIDRIRLHHEAKVTREERAPEPKRRKVESAEEFSEDEDEQAKQEDAREHNSGGDMWRPW, encoded by the exons atggagaaaaagAGAAGAGCCCGAATCAACAATTACCTGAACGATCTGAAAGCACTGCTGCTGGATGCAATGAAGAAAGAC CCCATTCGTCACTCGAAATTGGAAAAAGCTGACATCCTGGACTTGACGGTAAAACACCTGCAGGACATTGAGCGGCGCAAGCTGACCATTGCGATGGCCGTCGATCCGGGTGTGGTGGACAAGTTCAAGACCGGCTTCAACGAGTGCATCGAGGAAATAGATAAATATCTTAATAACGTTCCAGGAGTAGACAACGGCATGAAGCAACGCGTCTCAAATCATCTGAAAAACTATCTGCGTTTTCAACGGTTTCCCCAACCGGGAGCAGCGGGAGGCCCCAGTCCCTTTGCCGGTCTCTTTGGGAGGTCATCGGACGAAATCAACAACAACGGTCGATTGGCCATGGATGCGATGTCGCTGATTCCGTCGCTTCTTCCCAGTGGTGAATTGGCTTTTATAATGCCCCATCAGAGCGGGCCTGGATTGCCATTTTTCCCAAGATTCCCTGTCACTCCGGCTGTCGTTACGCGGCATTTTAAACCGATCACGCAGGATAAAGCCCCGTACGCTCCTAGTCCACCATTGTCACCAGTTTCGGATCAGGACAGCACAGTAAGTGATCAGAAAACTCCTTTGATCAAAGCACGACCAGCTGTGTTGACTGATAGCTTACTGGATGCCTTTCCGACGCCACCGACGCCGGAAGAGGGTAGTCGAATTTCGGCCTTCAGACCGAATTTGAAATTGATAGACAGAATACGGTTGCATCATGAGGCAAAGGTGACTCGTGAGGAACGAGCGCCGGAACCGAAACGGAGGAAGGTTGAATCTGCGGAGGAGTTTAGTGAAGATGAGGATGAGCAGGCGAAGCAAGAGGACGCCAGGGAACACAATTCCGGGGGAGATATGTGGAGACCGTGGTGA